GCTGTACGAAAAGGAAATCGCCAACCTCGCGGAACAGCGCCGTGCTGCGCACATCCTGGTCGAAGTCAACGACAAGACCGATGATGCCCAGGCCAAGGCCCGCATCGAAGAGATCCAGCAGCGCCTGTCCAAGGGTGAAGACTTCGCCAAGTTGGCCAAGGAGTTCTCCCAGGATCCGGGCTCGGCGGCCAATGGCGGTGACCTCGGCTTTGCAGGTCCGGGTGTCTATGACCCGGCCTTCGAGGATGCCCTGTACAAGTTGAACAAGGACCAGGTGTCGGCACCGGTTCGCACCGAGTACGGCTACCACCTGATCAAGCTGCTGGGCGTCGAGGCGCCTGAAGTGCCTACCTTCGCCAGCCTGAAGGACAAGCTGACCCACGAGCTGAAAACCCAGCAGGTCGAGCAGAAGTTCGTTGAAGTCACCAAGCAACTGGAAGACTCGGCCTTCGAAGCCTCCGACCTGGCGCAGCCTGCTCAGGAATTGGGCTTGAAGGTACAGACCTCGGCACCGTTCGGCCGTGAAGGCGGCGAGGGCATCACTGCCAACCGTTCGGTGATCCAGGCTGCGTTCAGTGAAGAGGTGATGGACGAAGGCGCCAACAGCAGTGCCCTGGAGCTGGACCCGGAGACTGTGGTGGTGCTGCGTGTGAAAGAGCACCGCAAGCCGGAGCAACTGGCGCTGGAAGCTGTGTCGAAGAACATCAGCGAACACCTGGCCAAGGAGAAGGCGACCGCCGAGCTCAAGGCCAAGGCGGACAAGCTGATTGCCGGCCTGCGTGATGGTTCGATCGCCAAGGGCGCCGACCAGGAAGGGCAGAAGTGGAAGGTGCAGGAGGCGGTGACCCGCAACCAGGAAGGCATCGACCCAGCCGAACTGCAGGCCGCGTTCCGCATGGCCAAGCCTGAGTCCAAGGACAAGCCGGTCTACGGCAGTGTCGTCCTGGGTGACGGTAGCCTGGTAGTGTTGCAGCTCAAGGGTGTCAACGAAGGTGCTGCCGCCTCCGACGAGGAGAAGGTGCAGATTCGTCGCTACCTCGCTTCGCGCGCCGGCCAGCAGGACTTCGCTGCCTTCCGCAAGCAACTGGAAGCCAGCGCCGACATCACCCGTTACTGAGTGCTGTTGTCGTGACGAAACAGGCCGCTTAAGCGGCCTGTTTCGTTTTCGGCATCTCCAGGTATTTTCGCGGTCAGGCCCGCGAAAAAGTCAGCGCCGATACTCCTGCCTAGCGCTGCTCCCCCTCATGACTGTCCAGGGTATCCCGCGCAATCTCACGCCCCAGTGCGATCAGCTCCGGCGCCTTGTAGAACTCGAAGAACCGGCATACCCGCTTCGGCACGTTGATCAGTACATCCGGCGGATACCCGGCGATCTTGTACTGTGCCAGCGAGGTCTGCATCACCTCGAAGCTCTGGTTGATCAGGTCGAGTAGCGATGCAGGTCCGACGTTATCGATGATGAACGAACCGGTCGCCGACTTGGGGGCGCCTTCGCGTTCCGGGGCCGCTGCCGGTTGCTGGCTTTCCGGGTCGGCGGGGTCGCTCAGCCACGGGTTTGTCTGGCTCATGCGTTCGGCGACGATTTCCTGCTCGATGCGCATCAGCTGCTCGGCCGGCTTGCGGCGAAACGGCATGCGCGACCCCAGCGAACTGATCACCGATTCGAATCGCATCCTGAACGCCGCCGGGCGTTCGATCACCGGCAACTGGTACTGCTTCTGATTGGTGGCGTTGAGGTTGACCGCGATGATCAGGTCGCAGTGACTGGACACCACCGGCACGATCGGCAATGGATTGAGAATACCGCCATCGACCAGCATGCGGTTGCCCTGCATGACGGGCGTGAACAGGCTGGGAATCGCCGCCGAGGCGCGCATGGCCTGGTGCAGGCAGCCTTCCTGGAACCAGATTTCCTGCTGGTTGGTCAGGTCGGTGGAGACGGCGGTATAGGGAATTCGCAATTGTTCGATGTTGATCTCGCCGACGATCTTGCGGATTTGTCCAAATACCTTGTCACCCCGAATGGCGCCCAGGCGAAAGCTCACATCCACCAGGCGCAGCACGTCGAGGTAGTCCAGGCTTTCTATCCAGCGACGGTATTCGTCGAGCTTGCCGGCGGCATAGATGCCACCAATCACCGCGCCCATCGAGCAACCGGCGATGCAGGCGATTTCGTAGCCGCGACGCTCGATCTCCTCGATCACGCCGATGTGCGCATATCCCCGGGCACCGCCCGAACCGAGCACCAGTGCGACACGCTTGCTCATACTTTTTCCCCCAAGGCATTTCGCGCGTATTCCAACAATGCACCCATTGGTGCCGGTGCTTCAATGTCGTTGCGCGCTGGGCTACG
The Pseudomonas putida genome window above contains:
- a CDS encoding SurA N-terminal domain-containing protein, whose translation is MLQNIRDNSQGWIAKTIIGLIVVLMALTGFEAIFQAASHSQDAAKVNGQTISQNELSQAVDMQRRQLMQQLGKDFDPAMLDEKMLREAALKGLIDRKLLLQGAEDAKFSFSEAALDQLILQTPEFQVDGKFSAERFDAVIRQMGYGRMQFREMLAQEMLIGQLRTGLAGSSFVTDKQVDAFARLENQTRDFASLTFKANPAAVKVSDEEIKAHYDQHAKGFMTPDQVVIDYIELKKAAFFDQVSVNEDELKALYEKEIANLAEQRRAAHILVEVNDKTDDAQAKARIEEIQQRLSKGEDFAKLAKEFSQDPGSAANGGDLGFAGPGVYDPAFEDALYKLNKDQVSAPVRTEYGYHLIKLLGVEAPEVPTFASLKDKLTHELKTQQVEQKFVEVTKQLEDSAFEASDLAQPAQELGLKVQTSAPFGREGGEGITANRSVIQAAFSEEVMDEGANSSALELDPETVVVLRVKEHRKPEQLALEAVSKNISEHLAKEKATAELKAKADKLIAGLRDGSIAKGADQEGQKWKVQEAVTRNQEGIDPAELQAAFRMAKPESKDKPVYGSVVLGDGSLVVLQLKGVNEGAAASDEEKVQIRRYLASRAGQQDFAAFRKQLEASADITRY
- a CDS encoding patatin-like phospholipase family protein, translated to MSKRVALVLGSGGARGYAHIGVIEEIERRGYEIACIAGCSMGAVIGGIYAAGKLDEYRRWIESLDYLDVLRLVDVSFRLGAIRGDKVFGQIRKIVGEINIEQLRIPYTAVSTDLTNQQEIWFQEGCLHQAMRASAAIPSLFTPVMQGNRMLVDGGILNPLPIVPVVSSHCDLIIAVNLNATNQKQYQLPVIERPAAFRMRFESVISSLGSRMPFRRKPAEQLMRIEQEIVAERMSQTNPWLSDPADPESQQPAAAPEREGAPKSATGSFIIDNVGPASLLDLINQSFEVMQTSLAQYKIAGYPPDVLINVPKRVCRFFEFYKAPELIALGREIARDTLDSHEGEQR